Genomic window (Ruminococcus flavefaciens AE3010):
ACTTTTTCTATTTCAGGCGGAAATGTCCGAAAAACAGCTGTTTTTGATGTAATTTGCATAAAACTCCGAAAAATAGCCATGTCAATTATATTTACCGTAACCATTGACATTTCAGCCTAAAAATGGTATCATGTTAGTATATGTATGCTGGGTTATCTGTTGAATATCAACGGTACAGCTGCATTTGTATTTGCAGTATGCACAAGAATGAAAAGCTTTGCTTGTGCATATCATCTATAAAAAGGAAATTCACAATGCTTGCAAGCTTAACGAATGTAAACAAGTTCTATAACGGAAATCAGGTGCTGAAAAACGTGTCCCTCTCCATTGACGAGAGCGACAAGATCGGCCTTGTTGGCAACAACGGCTGCGGTAAGTCCACGCTTCTGAAAATACTCACAGGCTCTGTGGAGCCCGACCGCTTCACTGAAAAGGACGGCGTCATTTCTATGGCTGCCAAGACCACGGTGGGCTATCTCGAGCAGATGGGCGGACTCAATACCGAGAATACCGTCATCGGCGAGATGAGAAGCGTATTTGCTCCTATCCACCGCGCTATCGACAGACTGCGCGAAATAGAGCTTGAAATAGAAATGGGCGATAATTCCGCTGCGGACGAGTACCAGCAGCTCTCCTCATGGGTGGAAGCCAACGACGGCTACAACACCGATGTGAAGATACGCATGGTACTGAACGGTATGGGCTTCTCGGGCGAGGAGCTGGAGCGTACCGTGTCCGGCTTCAGCGGCGGCGAAAAGACCCGTCTCTGCATTGCAAGGCTCCTTCTTGAAGAGCCCAATCTGCTCATTCTGGACGAGCCTACCAACCACCTTGATTTCAAGACGATAATGTGGCTTGAGGACTACCTCCGCTCCTACAAGGGCGCGGTGCTCATAGTGTCCCATGACCGATACTTCCTCGACAGGCTCTGCACCTCTATCTGCGAGATAGAGAGGGGAGTCCTTACCCGCTACAGAGGCAACTATACCGCCTTTGTCCGTCAGCGCGAGGAAAACGACGCACGCCGCGAAAAGGAATATGAGATACAGCAGAAGCAGATAGCTCATATGGAGGAATACGTTGCCAAGAACCTCGTCCGTGCGTCCACTACGAAAATGGCTCAGAGCCGAAGAAAACAGCTTGAAAAGATAGAACGTGTGGAACGTCCCGTCCACGATACAAAACACGCGAAGATACGCTTCACATACGCCGTTGAGCCGCCTATAGACGTGCTCAAGGTCAAGGGCGTGGACATCTCCGTAGGAGAGGGTACAGCACGTAAAACCCTTGTGGATACTCTTGATTTTGAAGTCCGCAGAGGCGAAAAAGTCGGTATCATCGGCGATAACGGCATCGGCAAATCCACGCTGCTTCGCATAATACAGGAGCAGCTCCCGCATAAAGGCATTGTCCGCTGGAACAGCAATATAAAGATCTCCTACTTTGAGCAGGAGAGCACCAACCTTAATAAAGAGCTCACAGTTATGGAGGAGCTCCACAGCCGCTACCCGCTGCTGTCGGACTTGGAGGTCCGCAGCCTGCTTGCACAGGTCCGCCTTGTAGGCGAGAACGTGTTCAAGGAGACAGGAGTCATCAGCGGCGGCGAACGCGCCAAGCTCTGCTTCGCTATAATGATGCAGGAGCACGGCAACGTACTTATTCTCGACGAGCCTACCAACCATCTCGACCTCAGCTCAAAAGAGGCTATCGAGGAGGCGTTGGCTGAATATACGGGTACGGTCGTATTTGTCAGCCATGACCGCTACCTTTTAAGCAAGATCGCTGACAGACTTATCGAGCTCACCGACGGAAGCTATAGACTTCATAACTATGGCTTCAATAAGTATCTCGATGTGCTCCGCGAGGAGCAGGCGGCGGAGAGAAAAGCTCTCGAAGCCGAAAAAATGCAGAAGGCTGCGGAAGCAGCCAAGGAAAGATCTGCAAAGACGTATCGCAGTAAGCAGCAGAGAAGTGCTGACGCTGCGAGAAAAAACGAAATGAGACGCCTTGAAAAGGAAATCGACGATCTGCAGGCACAGATAGACTCCCTCACCGAGGAGATCGGCAGAGAAGAGGTCTACAGCGATTACGAGCTTATGAATCGTAAATGCGCCGAGATCGAAGAGCTTAAACAGAGGATCGATGCGGATTTCGAGCTTCTGATTGAGCTTGACCAGTGAAAAGGAGTAAATCTATGACAAGAAAAACGCTTATGAGCCTTACCGCAGCTGCGGTGCTTGCTGTGAATACAGCAGGTCTTACCGCTCACGGAGAAGCAGGTCTGTTTATGATCGGCGACGTGAACTGCGACGGTTTGGTCGACTCATTGGACGCTTCCTGCGTTCTTGATGCATATGCGTCAGTTTCTTCCGGACATGAAAGTCCACTTTATTCGTATGAGGAATCAGCAGGCGACGTCAACGGTGACGGAAAGCTTGATGCTACCGATGCTTCCATGATACTTTCTTATTATGCATGGGCATTGGTAAGTGATGAAAAAGCAATTTTTTCTGACTTCCTTGAACAAAACGGTCTCGAGCAGAGAAAAACAGTTGGAGAAACAGCTCAGAATACGGGCGAAGCTCCTCAGTCTCAGCCTACTGAGGTACAGCAGGCAGTAGAAGCATCAGATTTCGAGTATACTCTTCCGCGTATCGACAGCGAGTACGAAGAGTGGTTCTGGGTGGGAGATTCACGTACAGTGGGACTCTCGCGATATGTAGCCATTGATAACGTAGCCAAAGTCGGTGCGGGTATCGGTCTCTTTAGGAACAACTATGACCAGATATGCCAGATACGCAACAAGACAGTTATCATCAATCTCGGAGTCA
Coding sequences:
- a CDS encoding ATP-binding cassette domain-containing protein; this encodes MLASLTNVNKFYNGNQVLKNVSLSIDESDKIGLVGNNGCGKSTLLKILTGSVEPDRFTEKDGVISMAAKTTVGYLEQMGGLNTENTVIGEMRSVFAPIHRAIDRLREIELEIEMGDNSAADEYQQLSSWVEANDGYNTDVKIRMVLNGMGFSGEELERTVSGFSGGEKTRLCIARLLLEEPNLLILDEPTNHLDFKTIMWLEDYLRSYKGAVLIVSHDRYFLDRLCTSICEIERGVLTRYRGNYTAFVRQREENDARREKEYEIQQKQIAHMEEYVAKNLVRASTTKMAQSRRKQLEKIERVERPVHDTKHAKIRFTYAVEPPIDVLKVKGVDISVGEGTARKTLVDTLDFEVRRGEKVGIIGDNGIGKSTLLRIIQEQLPHKGIVRWNSNIKISYFEQESTNLNKELTVMEELHSRYPLLSDLEVRSLLAQVRLVGENVFKETGVISGGERAKLCFAIMMQEHGNVLILDEPTNHLDLSSKEAIEEALAEYTGTVVFVSHDRYLLSKIADRLIELTDGSYRLHNYGFNKYLDVLREEQAAERKALEAEKMQKAAEAAKERSAKTYRSKQQRSADAARKNEMRRLEKEIDDLQAQIDSLTEEIGREEVYSDYELMNRKCAEIEELKQRIDADFELLIELDQ
- a CDS encoding dockerin type I domain-containing protein, giving the protein MTRKTLMSLTAAAVLAVNTAGLTAHGEAGLFMIGDVNCDGLVDSLDASCVLDAYASVSSGHESPLYSYEESAGDVNGDGKLDATDASMILSYYAWALVSDEKAIFSDFLEQNGLEQRKTVGETAQNTGEAPQSQPTEVQQAVEASDFEYTLPRIDSEYEEWFWVGDSRTVGLSRYVAIDNVAKVGAGIGLFRNNYDQICQIRNKTVIINLGVNDLDSGAYLRLYNSLPDEFLDNNKVIFLSVNPCDCGYSYLNSRIEAFNNAMRDGLDSRITFLDSYTYLMWNGYGTTDGLHYTSNTYIDIYNFVYDSIFLPEE